In Flavobacterium praedii, the DNA window ATTCCATTTGAGCAGCAGCCATAGATAATTCTTCACTATATTTTTTTGTAGCAGCAATTGAATCAACCGTTGGAGAAATATTTCTAGAAGCATCTTCAAAATTTCTGATGCTAGTTCCTAGACTATTCATTAAAGCTCCATCAATCTTAGCTTCTTTTAACATTGCATCTAATTTTGCAGATAACATACCATCTGCATCTTCAGAAACCACATCATTTCGCACAATCTTTTCACCGCCCGCTAATTCTGGATACACCAAAGACCAATCCAATTCATGTTCAACTGGTTCAAATGCAGAAAGAGCAAAAATAAAAGCCTCAGTACAAAGACCAACAATTAATAATGCACTTGCTCCAGGGTAATGTTGAATTTTAAAAAGTGCTCCAATAATTACTACTGCCGCTCCCATTCCATACGTAAAATTCATTGTTTTTTTGCTCAATATAGCCATCTTTGTAATTTTTTTTAGTTAATTTATTAGGTTTATTTAAATTGATTTAGGTTATTTTTTTTTACTTGTACTATTACCGGTTGTTTGAGTACCCATATAATCTTGAACTGTTCTGAATCCAATGTAACTTCTGGCAGAATCTGAATACTCAAAAGCACGAGTACTTACCTGAAGGAAATAAGAAACATCTTTCCAAGATCCACCTCTTATAACTTTACGTTTATTAGAATTATCAATAACAGCAGGATTCATTGTAGAAACAAAATCATAAGAATTTGCATCATAAGCAGAGTCCGTCCATTCTGCAACATTACCAGCCATGTTGTATAAGTTAAATCCATTAGTTTCATACGATTTAGCTTCTACAGTATACAAAGCATTATCAGCTGCATAATCACCTCTATTAGGCTTAAAGTTTGCTAAGAAACAGCCTCTATCACTTTTTGTATAAGGGCCACCCCATGGAAAAGTAGCAGATTCTAAACCACCTCTAGCAGCATATTCCCATTCTGCTTCTGTTGGTAATCTAAATGAATTTACATTGTCAACATGATTTTTCTTTGACTTTAAATAGCTGTTTTTATTTAACGTTCTCCACGCACAAAAAGCTTTGGCCTGACTCCAAGTAACACCTACTACAGGATATTCCCCATAAGCTTTGTGCCAAAAATAATCATTATGCATTGGCTCATTGTAGGAGTAAGCATAATCTTTAATCCAAACCGTAGTATCAGGATATACTTTTACCTCTTCAGTTCTTATAAAATCTTGCCTTTTACCAACTTTTGCTTTAGCAGCTGCCTGAATATCCATCCAAGTATAACGGAATTTTAATTTATTTACATCTATAGTTCTCAATCCATTATAGGAAGCTTCTAGAGGCAGATACATAGAATCCATAACTTCTACATAGTATTCGTCTGGATATTTTTTGGTATCCTTAATTAATTTAGCTTTTCTATTTAACCTTTTATATGCATTTGGATCCTTATCAGTACCAATACTGTAATAATTTTCATACATGTATTTATCATATGCAGACATTTTCTCTGGATCAGAATCATTAAAAGAATAATCTGCTATACTACCACCATTACTTTTTCCTTTACCTTTAGCATCACTAGCGGCACCTTGACCACTATCTTCTGCTAAAATAGCTAAACGAAAACGGATTGTAGAATCTTTTACCCATTCTACAAACTGACGGTATTCGCTATTTGTAATCTCAGTTTCGTCCATATAAAAAGACCTTACAGTTACAGTTTTTGTTGGAGCATCACCTACATGAGCAACATCATCATCTGATTTACCCATTATATATGAACCTCCTGGCACTAATGTCATTCCATAAGGTTTTTCGGGATGCCATTTTGCTCCTTTTACACCAACCAACTCACCTTTGTCGCTTGATCTACCACAGCTAATCAACACTGTTAAAATTGCCGTAAATGCAATGAAATTCTTCATAAAAATTGGGGTTATCTATTCATTATTATCTTAAGACTGCAAACCTATTTATTTTTAACCTAAAAAACAATACTTTTTTAGTCTGTAATTATTTGGTCAAATGTATATTAAAATTTCTTAAAAAAAAATATTTTGTCGTTAAAGCGATTAAAAAGTGCGATAAAAAACACTTTTTTAAAAAATTTGTAAGTATATCAGAAATGACTAAAGTATTTGCATAATTTTAACATTTCTAATCATTAAAAGTCAATACAAAAAAAGACTTTTCAAAATCAAACAACATTTTTTCTTTGAGCTTTCCACCATCTTTCAGGCATTTCTTGATTACAAGCAGCTAAATATTCTTCATACGAACACGGTAACAACGTATTTTTTTTTAACTTATTGTTCGAACTTGAAATAAATGGTATTTCAATCCACCATCTATCTGTTTTATCACTTTTATAAAAAATCAAATCCTCATCTTCTAATGGGACAATATATTTTAAATAATTTTCCCTGCTTCCAAAAGGATATTCATTTGATCTATAGTGGTATCCTTCGATAAAATACCAAAATATTTGAGCTATTAAAACTGCCTCTTGTTTCGTATTATGATGGTTAAAAACACCAAAAGAACTTACTTTATCACTTATGCCGGCATATCTGGACAAAGAGCAAATTTCTTTTCCATTAAAACCATTTGGATTGAAAACATTAAAATTGCCAGAATCAGCTGATTTCACACTATTTAAATCGATACTAACTAAATCAGCATCTCTAAAAACGGGTTCAGCAATTGAAATATTATTTGACACCTCGCCTAGTCGATATGCATCGAAAAACAATTTCTCAACTAAATCGATTTCTTCTTGAGAATTGAAATAGGTTTGATATCCAATGTTACAAAAATTAAACAAATTATTAGGTTCTTCAATAATAATTTTTGTCAAAAAAGAATCTGAACTGATTCCTTCATTTTCCCTTCCAAAATCAAACTTACTATCGATAGCCACCAAATTGACCATTTGCTCTAAATTATCATAAGCACGATACATTGCATAAGTCAAATCTTGAGAACCTCCAATAACTAAAGGGATGATTTTCTTCTTTACAAGACTCGATATAATTTTCTTCAGTGCAAAAAAAGTATCTTCTTTTGTGTTACCAGCAAGAATATTTCCTAAATCAGCAATAGTAGCTTTCCAATTTCCTGGATACATTCCATACAATTGTTTCCGAATAGCGCTTAAATCATTATCATTACTTCCGTTCTTATTGCCTCTATTTTCCAAAACACCAATTATTGCAATATCAATTTTATCCAAATCGGGTATAGCATCATTAGTATGTATAACAATTTTACTACCAAATTGTTGAGCAGACAATTCTAAAATATGATTTAGAAATTCCTTATCTAATGGTTCTAAAAAGTCAAACTCCATTTTTTATATTTTTTCATTCCTTATTTCACACCAAAACAACACTTATTTATGAAAAAGAGCGAATCGTTTGAATGTTATTCTTTATTTCTTTTTTGCAACAGCTTTTTTGGCAGCGGGCTTCGTAGCAGCTGGTTTCTTAGTTGTTGTCGTTTTTTTTGCTGCAACTTTTTTAGCGGGTGTTTTTTTAGCAATCATTTCCTGAACTTCTGCCAATGTCAATTTTGTAGCATCAACATCTTTGCTCAATTCAATTTTTATTTTGCCTTTTGTAATAACAGATCGACCCCATCGTGCTTTTTCAACCAAAATCCCTTCATCTTCCCAGTTATGAAGCACTTTATCAATATTCTTTTGAAGTTTATCTTCAATTAAAGCTTCAATATCTGATTGAGATAAATTATTAAAATCGTATTTCTTACTTACATTAATAAAAATTCCGTTCCATTTTATAAACGGACCAAAGCGACCAGTCCCCTTTTGTACTCCTTCGCCTTTATAAACAGCAATTGGTGCATCGGCAATCGCTTTTTCATCTATTAATTCTTGAGCTCTTACCATAGAAACATCCAAAGGATCCTCCCCTCTTGGTAAAGATATAAAAACAGATCCGTGTCGTACATAAGGCCCATAACGACCATTACTCACTTCTACTTCTTCATCTTTATATGTACCCAAGTTTTTTGGAAGCAGAAATAAATTTAATGCTTCTTCTAAAGTTATATTACCAATATTTTGTTCATTTCTGAGGCTTGCAAATTTTTTATCTTCATCTTCAGCATCGCCAATTTGTGCCATTGGTCCAAATTTACCCAAACGAACTGAAACCGGCTTACCAGATTCAGGATCAATCCCCAATATTCTTTCTCCACTTTCTCTATCCGCATTGGCTTCAACATCTTTTACTGTTGGGTGAAATTGATCGTAGAACTCCTGCATCATCTTTGTCCATTCAATATTTCCCTCAGCAATTTCATCGAAATCATGTTCAACTTTAGCTGTGAAATTATAGTCCAAAATGTTTCCAAAGTTTTTTACCAAAAAATCGGTAACAATTGTACCAATATCCGTAGGAACTAATTTCCCTTTATCAGAACCTGTGTTTTCTTTGAGCAACTTCTCTATCATTTTACCCGATTGCAGAGTCAGCTGCGTATAATTTCTCTCTTGCCCTTCTAGATTACCTTTTTCAACATAATTTCTGTTGATAATTGTAGAAATCGTAGGAGCATAAGTTGAAGGACGACCTATTCCAAGTTCTTCTAATTTTTTTACTAAAGAAGCTTCAGTATATCTTGCAGCTGCTCTAGAATATCTTTCGGTTGCAGTTATGTAATTATTTTGTAATGTCTCATTAACCTTCAATGCAGGCAACAATCCCTCTTGTTCCTCTTCTTCATCATCGTGTCCTTCAAGATAAACTTTTAGGAATCCTTCAAAAAGCAAAACCTCTCCAGAAGCAGTAAATATTTCTTCGTGATTATTTGCTTCAATTTTTACATTGGTACGTTCTAATTTAGCGTCACTCATCTGAGAAGCTAAAGTTCGTTTCCAAATCAAATCATACAATCGAGCTTGATCTCTATCAATATCAACAGTATGAAGAGACATATCAGTTGGACGAATGGCTTCGTGAGCTTCTTGTGCCCCTTTGCTTTTATTGACAAAAGTACGTGGATTAGAAAATTCTTTTCCATAAGACTTAATTATTTCGGCTTGTGCAGCATCCATAGCATCTTTGGACAAGTTTACACTATCTGTTCTCATATATGTAATAAGTCCAGCTTCATACAAACGTTGTGCTAATTGCATGGTTATTCCAACAGGCAAATACAATTTTCTAGCAGCTTCTTGTTGTAAAGTCGAAGTTGTAAAAGGTGATGTAGGAGACTTTTTGGTAGGCTTGGTTTCTAAATCAGCTACCTTATATGTAGAACCTATGTTTTGTTTTAAAAAATCTTCGGCTTCTTTTTTTGTATTGAAATTTTTTGGAAGTTTTGCTTTGAAAGACTTTCCTACTTCGTTTGTAAATTCAGCCACTACAGAATACGTTGCCACTGCAGTAAAATTTTGAATTTCGCGTTCTCTTTCCACAATCAAGCGTACTGAAACCGATTGAACACGTCCGGCAGACAAACCTCCTTTGACTTTTCTCCAAAGCACCGGTGATAATTCATAACCAACCAAACGATCCAAAACTCTTCGAGCCTGCTGTGCATTAACTAAATTATAATCAATTTCACGAGGTTTATCAATAGCTTTAAGAATAGCCGACTTGGTAATCTCATGAAAAACAATACGTTTTGTTTTTTCTTTTTTAAGTTTCAATTCTTCAGCAAGATGCCACGAAATAGCTTCTCCTTCGCGATCCTCATCACTAGCTAACCAAACCATATCGGCATTTTTGGCTAAAGTCTTTAATTTGGACACTAATGCTTTTTTATCTGCGGAAACTTCATATTTGGGTTTAAATCCGTTTTCAACATCAACCCCAATTTCTTTGGAAGGCAAATCGGCTATATGCCCATAACTTGACTCTACCTGATAATCACTTCCTAGAAATTTCTCGATTGTTTTTGCCTTTGCAGGGGACTCAACTATCACTAAATTCTTTGCCATTTTGCTTATGTTTGAACCGCAAAAGTAATTTTTTTTTTTAAATATCGGCCTTTCCTTGATTTTAAAAACCATTTTAATCGGCAAACAAACCATTCCTACCAAACAAAACTCCTAATTATTTAGCCTTTTATTATTAATGCTAAATGTAAATAACTAAGATTGAAAAACAACAATTAAAGTCAATTACTACAAGAAGTCCTTTTACAATTAAGAAAACAAACCTTTCTTTTCCTACTATAATATATAGGTAAGGACAACTTGAACTTATATTTATTTTTTTAGTAAAACCTTTAAATAATTAGTTAAATTTACTACAAAAGACCAAATCTAACCTTTACTATTATATAATGAATCGAAATGAACAACTAGAAAAACTCAAAAAAAACCAAATTTGGGACTTCATCGTAATTGGCGGTGGCGCCAATGGCTTAGGTGTTGCGGTGGATGCGGCAAGTAGAGGTTTTAATACTACACTTTTAGAAGCGGTAGATTTTGCCAAAGGAACCTCAAGCCGAAGCACTAAATTAGCTCACGGAGGTGTTCGTTATTTAGAACAAGGTAATTTATCCCTTGTCATAGAAGCTTTAAAAGAACGAGGTTTAATGAAAAAAAACGCGGGACACTTGGTCAAAAACGAATCCTTCATTATTCCTAATTACAATTGGTGGGGTGGCTATTTTTATACCATTGGATTAAAATTATATGATTTATTAGCTGGAAAACTAAGTCTTGGAAGTTCAAAATATTTATCGAAAGAAAAGACACTGGAATTAATCCCATCCATAGAATCAAAAGGATTGCAAAGTGGTGTCCTCTACCACGACGGTCAATTTGACGATTCCCGATTCGCGATTAACCTAGCACAAACTGCAATAGAAAAGGGAGCTTGCGTAGTCAATTATTTAAAAGTTACACAATTACTAAAAGACGATAAAAACCATATTATAGGAGTCATAGCTTCTGACCAAAAATCAGGAGAGGAATATACGATACAAGGCAAAGCTGTGATTAATGCAACGGGAGTATTTACCAATGCTATTATGAAGATGAACGATACGGTTTATAAAAAATATATTGTTCCAAGTCAAGGTATCCATTTGGTATTTGACAAAACTTTTTTACAAGGAGAGAATGCTTTAATGATTCCAAAAACAAGTGACGGAAGAGTACTTTTTGCTGTGCCGTGGCACGATAAAATTATTATGGGAACTACTGATACTTTGGTAAAAAAATCAGATCTTGAACCAATAGCACTCGAAGAAGAAATTGATTTTGTACTGAAAACAGCTCAAAGATACTTAACTAAGAAACCAACAAGAAGCGATGTCCTTTCGGTTTTTGCAGGGTTAAGACCTTTGGCAGCACCTGAAAAAAAAAGACAAAGCACCAAAGAAGTCTCTCGTAGCCACAAAATAATTGTATCCGAATCCAGATTAATCACCATCACTGGCGGCAAATGGACCACGTATCGAAAAATTGCAGAAGACATTATTGACAAAGCCATCAAAGTGCATCAGTTACCGAAAAAAAAATGTAAAACGGAACATTTGGCTATTCATGGAAATAAGAAAAACTGTGCTGAAGATTTTGAAAATCACTTATATATTTATGGAACAGATAAAACAGCAATCATAGAAATACAAGAAAGCAAACCTGAATTGAAAGAAAAACTACATCCAAATTACAATTATACATTAGCTGAAGTCGTTTGGGCTATTCGCCAAGAAATGGCTACTACGGTTGAGGATGTTTTGGCGAGACGCGTCCGGTTGCTATTTTTGGATGCTCGAGCTGCAATTGCTAGTGCTGATAAAGTGGCACATTTACTAGCGAAAGAATTAGGACATGATGAAAACTGGATTCAAAATCAATTGGCCGAATTTAAAACAGTGGCCAATGGTTTTCTTTTGAAAGAGTTTCGAATTCCATAACAGTAAATAGGAATTTATATTGGAGAAAAAACTAACTAAATACCTAATAGGTCCTGAAAAACTGCTAGGGTATTAAATTCCACAAAATGCAATTCTGAAAACGAATGCCTAGCCCCGATTACAGTGAAAAGCCCGGAGCGAAAAAAGTAAAAGTTTCCTGTTCTAGAAAAGCGACCAAAGGAAGCTCTTTCTAGGACTTTGGAAACTTTACTTTTTTTGTGAGGACTTGTAACGGAAAGCGGGAAATAGCTCCTCTATAAAACACAGCTTTCAATTCCATTATAAAAGGACATAAAAAGTTGTTAATTCTTCGGCTGACATCTTGTCATAATCACTGTATTTGCCTTATCTTTGCACTTTGAAAATACCCAATGGAAAAGATAATTGAAGAAAGCAAACAAGGAAATAGCCTTGTTCTGGAACATAAACCAGAGAACACCAAAAAACTTTTTATAGAAAGCTACGGCTGTGCGATGAATTTTTCGGACAGTGAAATTGTGGCATCAATATTGTCTGATGGCGGATATAACACCACTTCGGTCTTGGAAGAAGCTGATTTGGTTTTGGTCAATACTTGTTCGATTCGGGACAAAGCCGAACAAACGATACGCAAACGTCTGGAGAAATACAATGCCGTAAAACGCATTAATCCAAAGATGAAAGTGGGCGTTCTAGGCTGTATGGCGGAACGTTTGAAAGAGAAATTTCTTGACGAAGAGAAAATTGTAGACCTTGTTGTAGGTCCTGATGCCTACAAAGATTTACCGAATTTATTGAGTGAGGTTGAAGAAGGACGTGATGCCATCAACGTGATTTTATCGAAAGAAGAAACGTATGGTGATATTTCGCCTGTTCGTTTGATGAGTAACGGAATAACAGCTCTCGTTTCTATTACTAGAGGTTGTGATAATATGTGTACGTTTTGCGTGGTACCTTTCACTCGTGGGCGTGAGCGCAGCCGTGAACCCCAAAGTATCATGAATGAAATTCAGGATTTGTGGGACAAAGGCTTTAAGGAAATCACCCTTTTAGGTCAGAACGTAGATAGTTATTTGTGGTACGGTGGCGGATTGAAAAAGGATTTCGTCAATGCAACTGAAATGCAAAAAGCAACAGCAGTAGATTTTGATCAATTATTGGAAATGGTAGCGGTGGGTTTCCCGAAAATGCGTATTCGTTTTTCGACATCGAATCCACAGGATATGCATGAAAGCATTTTGCACGTCATTGCCAAATATCCTAACATTTGCAAGCATATTCACTTACCTGTACAATCAGGAAGCAATCGAATCTTGAAGGAGATGAATCGTTTACATACCCGAGAGGAATATATGGATTTGATTGACAAAATTCGTTCTATTATTCCAGACGGAGCCATCTCACAAGATATGATTTCGGGCTTTCCGACCGAAACAGAGGAAGATCATCAAGACACTTTGAGTTTGATGGAGTATGTAAAATATAATTTTGGTTATATGTACAGCTATTCCGAACGTCCGGGAACTTTAGCGGGAAGAAAAATGGAAGATGATGTTCCAGAAACTGTCAAAGCAAGAAGATTGCAGGAAATTGTGGATTTACAACAAAAGCATGCTTGGAGTCGTTCTGAGGAATATATTGGTAAAACAGTTGAAGTTTTAGTCGAAAAAGTTTCGAAAAAATCTAAGGAAGAGTTTTCGGGAAGAAATTCACAAAGTATAACTGTAGTTTTTCCGAAAGAGAATTATAAAATAGGAGATTTTGTAAATGTGAAAATTACATCTTGTACCTCTGGAACTTTGAAAGGTGAAGCGGTTGGATTTTCAAGTATGAATTGATTTTTTCACCACAAATCACACAAATTATCACAAATTAATTTCTTGAATAAATTTACAAAATGACTGATTCTAATGACTTTTATTATAAAAAGAATGAAAACTACGAAATCGTTGGACTATGTATGGAAGTGCATCGACTTTTAGGTCCTGGTTTACTCGAAATAGTTTATAAAGATGCTTTAGAAATAGAATTCAGAAATCATAATATCCCTTATGAAAGAGAGAAAGAATATGCAGTAGAATACAAAGGTGTCATTTTACCACATAAATTTTATGCCGATTTTGTAGTCTATTCAGACATTATTATCGAAGTAAAATCAATAAAAGAAATTAGCAATGACCATCTAGCGCAAACATTAAACTATATGAAACTAGCTGACACCCCGATAGGGATTATTGCAAATTTTCAAAATAAATCATTAGTTCACAAAAGGCTAATTAATACATGAAATACGAATTTGTGATAATTTGTGTGATTTGTGGTTAAATAAAATTACATTTAATCAGCTACAAAAAAGGCTTCAAAAACTAAAAAAATTAATATGACTAAAAAAAATATACTTGTCGCTTTAATTACTTTTATCGTTGCTTTTGGAACCACATTCTATACTATTAGAACCTATTTTCCAAAACACAAGGTTGAAAAAACTGCTATCCAAAAAGATACGCTGAAATAACCTCAATAGTAGAAAACTTATATTTCATTAATAAATAAAGTTTAAAAATTTAGATTTAAAGTTAGCTAAGAAATTGAAAAAGTAAACCTTAAACTAAAAAGACTAAAAGCAAATGGATACAGTACAATCAATAAAACAACGATTTGAGATTATTGGGAATGACCCAAAGCTCAATCGTGCGATAGAAAAAGCCATACAGGTTGCTCCTACTGATATTTCGGTTTTGGTGGCTGGTGAAAGTGGTGTTGGGAAAGAAAATATCCCAAAGATTATACATTCTTTATCTCATAGAAAACACGGAAAATACATTGCTGTAAACTGTGGTGCCATACCAGAAGGAACCATTGACAGTGAACTTTTTGGACACGAAAAAGGAGCTTTTACAGGTGCAACTAGCACTCGTGAAGGGTATTTTGAAGTAGCCAATGGAGGAACTATTTTTCTTGATGAAGTTGGTGAATTACCATTGACAACTCAAGTACGTTTGTTGCGTGTTTTAGAAAATGGAGAGTTCATAAAGGTGGGTTCATCACAAGTTCAAAAAACAAATGTCCGAATCGTAGCAGCAACGAATGTCAATTTATTCAAAGCTATCGAGAAAGGCAAATTTCGTGAAGACTTGTATTACCGTTTGAGTACGGTAGACATCACTTTGCCTCCGCTTCGAGAACGCAAAGAAGATATTCATTTATTGTTTCGAAAATTTGTAGCCGATTTTGCAAACAAATACAAAATGCCTCCTTTAAAACTGGATGAAAGCGCAATTTTATTACTGCAAAAATTTCGTTGGAGTGGTAATATTAGACAATTACGAAATGTTGCTGAACAAATTTCGGTTTTAGAAACAAACAGAGATATTACAGCAGCTACATTGCAAACCTATTTACCATCAGAAGGCAATAATTTACCTTCGGTTATAAAAGACAAAAAAAACGATAGCGATTTTAATACCGAAAGAGAGATTTTATACAAAGTCCTTTTTGATATGAAAAGTGATCTGCATGATCTAAAAAAACTAACTTTAGAATTAATGCAAAATGGCAATTCCAATGTACAGGAAACCAACAAATCACTTATCAAAAAAATATATGGTGCCAAAGAAGAGGATAGCGAAATAGATTTTGAAGAAGAACCAAGAACATCATATCTATCTAATACTAATATAGAACAAGAATATGAAGAACAAGATTCGAACAATTATCTCTTAGCCGAAACCATCGAAGAGGAAGAAGTGTTGCGACTCGAACAAAAAGAAATCGAAATGATTAAAAAATCATTAGAAAAAAACAAAGGAAAACGAAAAGCAGCTGCCGATGAGTTAGGAATTTCCGAACGCACTTTGTATCGAAAAATAAAACAATTTGATTTATAACAAAAATTTAAAATTTAAATTCCAAATCCAATTTTTGTACATTTGAAATTTAAAACAATTTAGAATTTACACCATTTAAGAAATCGATGTGATTTCAAAAAACACTAAAAATCATCGAGTTACAAAGTAAAAACAAACCGATGAGAGAAACAAAGATTAAAAATGGTGAAAACCTAAGCCAATAAAAATACAATTATTCACTTCGTATGAAAAAAACATCCTATTTTTTTTTAATAATTAGTTCATTTCTTCTAAGCAGTTGTTCGGTTTACAACTTTACGGGTACTGGCAAAATTGACGCCAAAACTTATCAGGTGAATTTTTTTCAAAATAATGCAGAACTTATAGAACCGGGTATAGACAGAACTTTTACACTAACTTTACAAGAGTTAATTCAAGGTCAAACCAATTTGCAATTAGTAAAAAACGGAGCAGACTTAACCTATGAAGGTGAAATTACAGATTACAGAATCAGTCCAATGACTGCAACAGCTGATCAACAAGCTTCACAAAACCGATTAAAAATTCGAATAAATGTTCGCTTTACAA includes these proteins:
- a CDS encoding sigma-54 interaction domain-containing protein, which translates into the protein MDTVQSIKQRFEIIGNDPKLNRAIEKAIQVAPTDISVLVAGESGVGKENIPKIIHSLSHRKHGKYIAVNCGAIPEGTIDSELFGHEKGAFTGATSTREGYFEVANGGTIFLDEVGELPLTTQVRLLRVLENGEFIKVGSSQVQKTNVRIVAATNVNLFKAIEKGKFREDLYYRLSTVDITLPPLRERKEDIHLLFRKFVADFANKYKMPPLKLDESAILLLQKFRWSGNIRQLRNVAEQISVLETNRDITAATLQTYLPSEGNNLPSVIKDKKNDSDFNTEREILYKVLFDMKSDLHDLKKLTLELMQNGNSNVQETNKSLIKKIYGAKEEDSEIDFEEEPRTSYLSNTNIEQEYEEQDSNNYLLAETIEEEEVLRLEQKEIEMIKKSLEKNKGKRKAAADELGISERTLYRKIKQFDL
- a CDS encoding LptE family protein, giving the protein MKKTSYFFLIISSFLLSSCSVYNFTGTGKIDAKTYQVNFFQNNAELIEPGIDRTFTLTLQELIQGQTNLQLVKNGADLTYEGEITDYRISPMTATADQQASQNRLKIRINVRFTNKKKEADDFEKNFEFYYDYPASQQLTGATKDAAIKEIFERITQDIFNESLAKW